CAGGTTTAGGGGTGCTAAGGTTTGCTGATTCTCCTGCATCCTTACGGATGTCGTAGAGCTCCAAATGATTCTTTGATCGGTCGGCCACAAAACCGCTGTCGAACGCTGAGTCCGGATTGATGATCAGTTTGTAATCCTGGCGAATCGCGGTAGCACATTTGTAGAGTGCTTGCTCGATCGATTTTACGAACTGAACGAATAGGGTTCGTTGCTCGAGGTAGTTGCCATCGCCCGTTTGCCATAGGGGTAGCAGGTTCTTGCCATCGAGTTCCAAGCTCGGTGGAAGATCGGCGCCTGCGACCGCCGCCAAGGTCGGTAGTAAATCATAGTGAGCAGCTATGGTATCGATTTTTTCGGTACTTCGGATTCCTGCGGGCCAGCGAACGATGAACGGCGCTCGAATGCCGCCCTCATAAATATCTCCTTTGTGTCCACGGAATGCTCCCTGGAATCCCGCACGACTTACGCCCCCGTTGTCTGACATGAATATGATCAGGGTGTTCTCGGCCTTACCGGAACGATCGAGACTGTCCAGCAGTCGCCCCACATTCTCATCCAGGTTTTTAACCATGCCATAGATGCGGGCTGTTTTCTCTTCGATACCTTGGTCCACGAAGGGTTGGTAATACTCGGGGTCTACATCGAAGGGTGAGTGAGGTACATTGGTCGGCAAATAAATGAAGTAAGGCCGATTATCGTCCTTATTCATATAGTCGATCGCTTTATCGAAAAAGAGATCGGTGCAGAATCGGTCGTGGACCTCCCGCTTACCGTTGTGATGAACTACCGGCTTCCAATAGGTTCCTTCTTCATCCGGTGGTTGGCCGATGCCTCCCGATTTGTGATTAAATGTTTCTTCAAATCCCTGATCCTGTGGTCGACTTGGATAATTATCTCCTAAGTGCCATTTTCCAAAAATGCCTGTTCTATAACCTGTCTCACTCAATAACTCTGCAATGGTCGTTTCGTCATCAGCTAAACGGGTAGCTCCACGAGAAGTATGTAGGATTCCAGTACGCTGGTGAGATCGGCCGGTTAGCAGACTGGCGCGGGTAGGGGAACAAAGAGGGCTTACATAAAACCGTCCCATCTCAAGAGACTCCGTCGACAATTGATCCAGGTTCGGGGTGTCTACTTCCGGATTTCCCTGGAAACCAAGGTCATAGTAATCCTGATCGTCCGTGAGGATAAGGATGATGTTAGGCTTGTCCTGAGCTTGTCGAATAGGGCTGTTCTGAGCTGCAAGAACGGTGCTAATCAGTAATAGCGTCAGGCTTAGGAGTAATCGATTCATTGCTAGGGTAATGACCGAAGCATTTATCATCCATGGTGGGACGTCCAATCTCAAATGAAGTGGAAGAGATTTCATTCCTTGCTTTCGTCAGTGAAGCAGATAGCGTGGTGATAAGAAGGAGACTAATTAAACGCATAATTGAAGAATGGGGGTAAAGCGAAGCATTCCACGGATATCCCGATTGTGAGTCAAGGAGACGGGACAAAACAATGAGGTTGGCATTGCATCTTTCCTTGGTCAGAGTTTTTGATTCTACTCCCATCAGTTATGAAACGATTATTACCCATTCTTCTTTCTTTAATTGTATTCACCTCACTCCAGGCACAGCGGAGCCGTGGGCCGGCAATCCCGGAAGGGGTCAAGGTAACCAAAGACAATGTTTACCAGACGGTGAATGGTCGTGAACTGCCATTGGACCTCTATGTCCCGGAAGGGGCGACTGAACCGCTGCCTCTGATTATCTGGATTCATGGTGGAGGCTGGAGAGGTGGAAGTAAGAACGGCATTCAACGGTGTGCTGAGGTTCTCAAGCACGGTTACGCATTGGCCTCGGTCGAGTACCGTCTCAGTGGTGAGGCAATCTTCCCGGCGGCAATTGAGGATTGCAAAGCGGCTATCAGCTACCTGCGTTGGAAAGCTCCCAAACTGGGGATTGATCCGGATCGTTTCGGTGTGTGGGGATCATCAGCAGGAGGGCACTTGGTCGCACTGCTTGGCACCACCAACGATGTATTGGAATTTGATACCCATTCAGTAACCAAGATGGCTTCACCCACCGTGCAGGCTGTTTGCAATTGGTTTGGTCCCACTGACTTTCTCAGAATGAATGATGTGACAGGTGGCATCGATCACGACGCCGCAGATTCACCGGAGTCGTTGTTTATGGGATTCCCCATCCAGGATCATCCGGAAAAAGTGCAACGAGCGAATCCCATTACCTACGTATCCCCATCAGATCCGCCCATGCTCCTGATGCATGGTGATAATGATCAGTCGGTGATCTATAACCAAAGTGAATTACTTTACCGAGCCCTACAAAAGGCGGGCGTAGACTCTGAATTGTATAAAGTCAAAAATGGCGGCCACGGATTTCGTGGTGCGGATGAAAGTCCTGAATCGTTAGCCGCGCGCGCCATCGACTTCTTTGATAAGCAGCTGAAGGATTAGTGGATAGCGTTTGAGGGAGGCGAATTTTCGAAGGAGGTAGGGCTCGATCGCCGTTTCGAGCGCAGCGACACCAACACGAGCCGATTTAGTAGCATAGGCAAACTCTCAGACAGCGCCCTCGGCGAGGTCGCCCTACCACTGAGGTGAATGCACGATCTTGGTTTACGGTCACTTCTCTCCAAATGGCAGTTGAATTTATAATCGATCCTGCCATTTAATAGGCTATGTTTCGTCTACTCTGCCTATTACTCACTCTATTTCTCATTGGTTGCGGATCATCCGCTCAAAACGCCGCAGATGGCCTGGAAAAGGCTTCAAAGCCCGCTGGTAAGCCCAATGTCATTCTGGTCATGGCCGATGATCTGGGGTGGGGCGATGTTGCCTACAACGGACATCCGGTTATTAAAACGCCCCATCTCGATGCCATGGCCGCGAACGGTCTTAAGATGAATCGCTTCTATGCCGGCGCGCCCGTGTGTAGCCCTACACGGGGTTCTGTCCTTAGTGGACGTCATCCTAGCCGCTACGGTATCGCAACGGCGAATCAGGGGCACTTAAAGGATGCTGAAGTCTCCTTGGCTGAGGTCATGAAGTCCCAAGGGTATGCCACCGGTCATTTCGGTAAATGGCATTTGGGAACGATGACCAAGGACTACTCCGGAAAGAAAAACCGTAAGCCCGAGGAAAATTACTCCACGCCTGGTACATCCGGCTCAGACGAATGGTTTGCCACGGAATATGCGGTATCCACTTGGGATCCTTACGATCCGGCCAATGCCCATGGTGGGGTGGTTGATTCGCGTGTCCTTTACTATGAGAATGGGAAAAACATCGTCGATGGCGTTGCTGAAGGCCTGGTCGGTTGTGACAGCCGTATCATCATGGACAAGGCGCTTCCGTTTATTGAAAAACAGGTGAAGGCCGATACCCCGTTTTTTACCGTCATCTGGTTCCATGCTCCCCATACGCCTGTTGTGGCAGGTCCGGAGTATCTGGCCATGTATCCGAATGAAGAAGAAGGGGAACAACACTACTATGGCGTGGTAACTGCACTCGACGATCAAATGGGTCGATTGCGGGCTTCATTGAAAGAGTGGGGCGTTGCCGACAATACCATGGTGTGGTTTTGCTCCGACAATGGCCCCGAAGGAAACCCGGAAGCCAAGGGTCGCAATCAAGGGAGTGCCGGTCCTTTCCGTGGACGCAAACGCTCACTCTATGAAGGCGGTGTTCGTGTAGCTGGTATTCTTGAATGGCCAGCCAAAGTCTCGGCCGGTCGTGAAACGGATTTTCCGGCGGTTACCAGTGATTACTTTCCTACTGTGCTGGACGTACTCGGATTCCGGATACCTGAAATGGATGCCCGCCCCTACGATGGTGTTTCGCTCGTGCCACTTATTGAAGACGATATCCAAGAGCGCCCACGCCCCATCGCTTTTCAAGGACATGGCCTGGCTTCCCTAAGCGACAACCGTTTCAAGCTCGTTCATAACCCCAATGAAAAACGTCTACGGTCAGACAACGGTACTGCCCCCATGGTGGAATGGGAACTCTACGATCTATTGGCCGACCCTGCTGAATCAAACAACCTCGCGGACCAACACCCTGAAGTCGTCAAGAAGATGAAGTCTCAGCTCATTGCTTGGCAGATCTCCTGTGAGGCGAGTAATGAGGAGCTGGATTATTGAGTCTACCAATCCTTACCCTCTATATGTAGGACCAGTTACTCGCAACTCGGCTTCCCTATTAGCCCAGCATATCTAATGGACTCGGTACTATTTCATTGCCAATGATTCGGTCTACTTCATCGGCCAGAGATTTTCCGTGTTGGAGAACTTCGTTCATGCTTCCTCGTGGGTTGGGATTGGCATCCGCTCCACAACCGATGGCGATCATTGCCGTTGTTCCTGGGTGACGTTCTTCCAATAGGCGCTGTACTTCGCCGGCCCAATCCCCATGATACTGATTCATGTCTCCTCCCAGGGTGGTGCAATGGCATGCGTAGTTGGTCAGCAGAGCCAATAGCTCGTCCTCCTGGTTACTTACTTTTAAAACCGGAAGGGAATGGCCGACGGGGCCATCGGCCTGAATTCCAAACCCGGTCCAGGTCCCGTTTTCAAGAACTCTTCGGTTGCCTGCAAAGCCGGCTTCTCCTTGAGCCCAGTGAAGTTGGCCTTTCTCGCGATTGGCCAAAGCATCTCGACAAGCACGAACCACTTTGGCTCCGAGGGCCGCTGAGTAACGTTCGATCCCAGCCCAATCGTCGGGTGGAATGTCGGCCATGAAAATGGGGCCCAATACATTTTTTAAATGGGGACCGGAGTGCGTGTGTTTAGCGCACATAGCGATTTGAGCCTCCGGCATGTCCAGCTTTTCAATGACCTCCTTCTTTAACCAAGCTGGAACGCCAATCAGGTCGAGCGTGACAAACAAAACGGTTTCCTCTCCTTGACCTATGGCGATTGCTTTGGCCCAGAGCTGACCTGCTGCTCCTGTAGGAAGACTGGTTCGTCCTCCATAACCACTGAGACGAATCGATTCATCAGGAGTTATATTTACTCGACCCACACCGACTTGGATGCTGCCTGATTCCAATGTATGGGCGTGGTGCTCTGCCTTCAAGGGGCCTAAAAATCCACTCAGGCCTATCAGGAGAAAAGCAATAACGCCTGGAAGATGGGTGTACGTCTAGAGCCTGTTCATAGGGTGATTGGAAGTGAAACAAGGAGCGTGTTGAATTCCAAGCTCGGAAGTTGCCAGAGACTGACAAACATACTGGACGGATCGAATTCGGTTTGCCTATAATACGATCATGTCAGAATCCCTAAGTTCATCCTCTTCAGTAGCCCCTAAATCCATTTCTAGACGAGCCTTCCTCGCAAGTGCTGCTGTTGCTCCCATGATACTTCCAAGTGGAGTGTTGGCAGCCAACGGAAAACCTGGCGCGAATGATCGAATCGTAACCGGTCATATCGGTGTTGGTGGAAAAGGCAATGGGCATATCCGCAGCATTCCTGGACACGTAGGTGCCATCTGTGATGTGGATTCGCTTCAAGCCGAGAAAGCGGCCAAGCTCGTTGGAAGGGATGATATCTACATCTATTCCGACTATCGCCATATGCTGGAACGAAAGGACATTGATGCGGTGGTGATTGCTTCCCCCGATCATTGGCATGCCTTGCAAATGATTCACGCCTGTGAAGCTGGCAAAGATGTTTACGTTGAAAAACCGGCCTGCAAATACATCCAGGAAGGCCGAGCCATGGTGGATGCGGCTAAAAAGACCAAGCGTATTGTAATGGTTGGATCCCAAGGACGTTGCCATCCGGTGGCTGGAACGCTGCGTGCATTTTTACAATCCGGGGAGATCGGTCGTATCGCTCACGTCGAGTGTTGGCATAATGATAATCCGGTCGGGGGTGACAGTTCTAAGACGGGAAGTCCTCCTCCGAATATCGATTGGGATATGTGGTTGGGGCCGGCTACAAGCCGTTCTTACAATACGGATATTTGTCATCGGACTTTCCGATGGGTTCTGGATCTTGGCGGAGGCCAGATTCGGGATCGGGGCGCTCATGTATTTAATCTGATTTCCTGGTTTATGGGTTTGGATCGCACAGGTCCCAGTAGGATTGAAGCGACCGGTAAACGTCCGACCGAAGGTATCTGGGATTGCCCCACGAACTTCGAAGTTGCCTATACGTTTGAAAAACCCGACGTCACGATCACTTGGAAGCAACCCGGTATACGGGCGGCCGATTTTGAGTTTGGTGCGGTCTACCATGGTACGCGTGGAAAGACGATTGTGCGTGGTGGTGATGGACGTGTATTTCCGGATGAACAGGTCACCGCTTTTGCTCAGGATAACGGGATGCCCTTTGAGATCGATCGCGGTGTTCGTGCCCATGAAATCAATCTTGAAAACTGGTTCGATTGTATCCGCTCACGCAAAACACCGATTATGGACATCGAGTCCGGCCATCGTGTGGCCAGTATGTGTATACTCGCGAATATGGCTTACAAGTTGGAGCGGCCCATTGAGTGGAATGCACGCCGCGAGCGTTTTGATAATGATCCAGCGGCGAATCTATTGCTGGCCAGTCCCGGTCGTGGAAAATATAGTTTGTACGCGTAATCGAAGGACTTTATAAAGTAGCACAGGCATCTTGCCTGTGTATCTCCCACTAGCTCTAGGGTCCGATCGCCGAGCGGACTGTTCAGGTATTTTAGGAGAGAATGTAGCTGTAGCGCTGGAAGCGCAGCTGGCAAGTGCTTAGAGTAAGAGGAAGAGGAAGATTGAAGTAAGAGGAAGAGTAGGAGCATGAGGACGAAGCTTTAAATCTTCGCTCTAAGCTCCAAACTCTTTGCTGATAGTTACTTCCTTTGCCAACGATCCTTTTCTTCCAGAACAGATCGAGCCTCATCACTTTTCAGCCACGCGAGCGCTTCTTTGTCGTTCTTGAGATAGGCATCCCAAAATGCAGTGCTAAGAGCGAGGATGGCCTGGTGGTGATTCGGGTTTCGTTTTTCCTTATCTCCTGGAAGGCGACGCTCACTAAAGGCACTGTGTTCCGCATTAAAGAGAACGAGTTCGTATTTATCGCCTTTAGGAAGTGCCGGAAATACAGCGAGTCGGGACTCAACAGTGCTGTTGCCTATGGGAGAGTGATCCTCGGTGCCGGTCATGAGCATCCAGGGGACTTTAACCTTTTCAAAGGCTCCTTTGATATTACGACCGCGTGGGCTGCTGGGACTAAAAGCGACTGCAGCCTTAATGCGTTCGTCTGTGTAATTGACCCGGCCGCCCCATGCAGTTTGGCCACTTACCGCTTGAGTGGTTACAGCACCGTATGAGTGCCCGGACATACCCAGGTGTTTTAAATCGAGTTTGGCGTGAAGTGAATGATCTTTGTTTTCGTT
This genomic stretch from Opitutia bacterium ISCC 52 harbors:
- a CDS encoding sulfatase-like hydrolase/transferase translates to MFRLLCLLLTLFLIGCGSSAQNAADGLEKASKPAGKPNVILVMADDLGWGDVAYNGHPVIKTPHLDAMAANGLKMNRFYAGAPVCSPTRGSVLSGRHPSRYGIATANQGHLKDAEVSLAEVMKSQGYATGHFGKWHLGTMTKDYSGKKNRKPEENYSTPGTSGSDEWFATEYAVSTWDPYDPANAHGGVVDSRVLYYENGKNIVDGVAEGLVGCDSRIIMDKALPFIEKQVKADTPFFTVIWFHAPHTPVVAGPEYLAMYPNEEEGEQHYYGVVTALDDQMGRLRASLKEWGVADNTMVWFCSDNGPEGNPEAKGRNQGSAGPFRGRKRSLYEGGVRVAGILEWPAKVSAGRETDFPAVTSDYFPTVLDVLGFRIPEMDARPYDGVSLVPLIEDDIQERPRPIAFQGHGLASLSDNRFKLVHNPNEKRLRSDNGTAPMVEWELYDLLADPAESNNLADQHPEVVKKMKSQLIAWQISCEASNEELDY
- a CDS encoding arylsulfatase, which gives rise to MKSLPLHLRLDVPPWMINASVITLAMNRLLLSLTLLLISTVLAAQNSPIRQAQDKPNIILILTDDQDYYDLGFQGNPEVDTPNLDQLSTESLEMGRFYVSPLCSPTRASLLTGRSHQRTGILHTSRGATRLADDETTIAELLSETGYRTGIFGKWHLGDNYPSRPQDQGFEETFNHKSGGIGQPPDEEGTYWKPVVHHNGKREVHDRFCTDLFFDKAIDYMNKDDNRPYFIYLPTNVPHSPFDVDPEYYQPFVDQGIEEKTARIYGMVKNLDENVGRLLDSLDRSGKAENTLIIFMSDNGGVSRAGFQGAFRGHKGDIYEGGIRAPFIVRWPAGIRSTEKIDTIAAHYDLLPTLAAVAGADLPPSLELDGKNLLPLWQTGDGNYLEQRTLFVQFVKSIEQALYKCATAIRQDYKLIINPDSAFDSGFVADRSKNHLELYDIRKDAGESANLSTPKPEIVEELLSSYESWYESVKGSRNMLPGRIFLDPQKENPVHLSRYQEGYHWHHDSLPEGWMLDVKKAGTYRIHFTDSKKYPFSLELFWQRNRSATLIVKWKEALRAIPVTIGDAFVDIPLEAGEGRFDIYFVLGADDTMKKDWNCDITIEYLSYKNL
- a CDS encoding neutral/alkaline non-lysosomal ceramidase N-terminal domain-containing protein, which translates into the protein MKAEHHAHTLESGSIQVGVGRVNITPDESIRLSGYGGRTSLPTGAAGQLWAKAIAIGQGEETVLFVTLDLIGVPAWLKKEVIEKLDMPEAQIAMCAKHTHSGPHLKNVLGPIFMADIPPDDWAGIERYSAALGAKVVRACRDALANREKGQLHWAQGEAGFAGNRRVLENGTWTGFGIQADGPVGHSLPVLKVSNQEDELLALLTNYACHCTTLGGDMNQYHGDWAGEVQRLLEERHPGTTAMIAIGCGADANPNPRGSMNEVLQHGKSLADEVDRIIGNEIVPSPLDMLG
- a CDS encoding Gfo/Idh/MocA family oxidoreductase; this translates as MSESLSSSSSVAPKSISRRAFLASAAVAPMILPSGVLAANGKPGANDRIVTGHIGVGGKGNGHIRSIPGHVGAICDVDSLQAEKAAKLVGRDDIYIYSDYRHMLERKDIDAVVIASPDHWHALQMIHACEAGKDVYVEKPACKYIQEGRAMVDAAKKTKRIVMVGSQGRCHPVAGTLRAFLQSGEIGRIAHVECWHNDNPVGGDSSKTGSPPPNIDWDMWLGPATSRSYNTDICHRTFRWVLDLGGGQIRDRGAHVFNLISWFMGLDRTGPSRIEATGKRPTEGIWDCPTNFEVAYTFEKPDVTITWKQPGIRAADFEFGAVYHGTRGKTIVRGGDGRVFPDEQVTAFAQDNGMPFEIDRGVRAHEINLENWFDCIRSRKTPIMDIESGHRVASMCILANMAYKLERPIEWNARRERFDNDPAANLLLASPGRGKYSLYA
- a CDS encoding dienelactone hydrolase family protein, with protein sequence MNTLLRTACLFSLLAASPLSIAEENSYDPLHTDNDISIETLDFVINDQDRDRDIPIKIYLPNSDEASTVVLFSHGLGGSKNNNSYLGNHWAKRGYVAVFMQHKGSDESVWKDEKLRNRMKAMRQAASLKNSKLRFEDVPVVIDALENWNENKDHSLHAKLDLKHLGMSGHSYGAVTTQAVSGQTAWGGRVNYTDERIKAAVAFSPSSPRGRNIKGAFEKVKVPWMLMTGTEDHSPIGNSTVESRLAVFPALPKGDKYELVLFNAEHSAFSERRLPGDKEKRNPNHHQAILALSTAFWDAYLKNDKEALAWLKSDEARSVLEEKDRWQRK
- a CDS encoding alpha/beta hydrolase produces the protein MKRLLPILLSLIVFTSLQAQRSRGPAIPEGVKVTKDNVYQTVNGRELPLDLYVPEGATEPLPLIIWIHGGGWRGGSKNGIQRCAEVLKHGYALASVEYRLSGEAIFPAAIEDCKAAISYLRWKAPKLGIDPDRFGVWGSSAGGHLVALLGTTNDVLEFDTHSVTKMASPTVQAVCNWFGPTDFLRMNDVTGGIDHDAADSPESLFMGFPIQDHPEKVQRANPITYVSPSDPPMLLMHGDNDQSVIYNQSELLYRALQKAGVDSELYKVKNGGHGFRGADESPESLAARAIDFFDKQLKD